A single genomic interval of Microbacterium sp. zg-Y1090 harbors:
- a CDS encoding GNAT family N-acetyltransferase yields MTVRIEEVPVDDARAVGLRGMLDDELTVRYGPVTSGEDPELTAARREALRVRPDDVIATFLALDDDGTPLGHVMLRRLGVDVELKRLIVPAVARRRGVGRALTTAVIERARAEGARRVILQTGKPQPESIALYTAAGFTPIPVYEPYVASMPTSLCFELPLVAPGDRAGLRDRPDTDRRSPPSSLL; encoded by the coding sequence GTGACTGTGCGCATCGAGGAGGTCCCCGTCGACGACGCGCGCGCCGTCGGGCTGCGCGGGATGCTGGACGACGAGTTGACCGTTCGGTACGGGCCGGTGACGTCCGGCGAGGATCCGGAACTCACCGCGGCGCGCCGCGAGGCCTTGCGCGTGCGCCCCGACGACGTCATCGCGACCTTCCTCGCGCTCGATGACGACGGCACGCCGCTCGGGCACGTCATGCTGCGCCGCCTCGGCGTGGACGTCGAGCTCAAGCGACTCATCGTGCCCGCCGTGGCACGGCGCCGGGGTGTCGGTCGGGCTCTGACGACCGCGGTGATCGAACGAGCGCGCGCGGAGGGCGCACGACGCGTCATCCTGCAGACCGGGAAGCCGCAGCCCGAATCGATCGCGCTGTACACGGCCGCGGGGTTCACGCCGATCCCCGTGTACGAGCCGTACGTCGCGTCGATGCCCACGTCGCTGTGCTTCGAACTGCCTCTGGTGGCACCTGGCGATCGTGCGGGACTCCGAGATCGTCCCGACACCGACCGACGAAGCCCTCCTAGTTCTCTACTTTGA
- a CDS encoding 3-phosphoshikimate 1-carboxyvinyltransferase — protein sequence MDNAQLSPRFIASPAEWRAPQAAGPLDGVVAVPGSQAQTYLEIVLAASAEGSSLLMRPLHSDFLAGVIETSRVLGVDIREVAGTGPFGPDLVVDPSAALATDAVVSITEPDGVAPVAFAVAGRASGSVTVEIHESRSHRPLGEVIKVLRSIGCDLNDAGTWTVPLTVHGRGHIRGGHVEIDVNRSSMLVSTLLLAAPRFDVGLTLRHVGQPLGSLPDIAMTVEALRRRGVYVDQPTPTEWIVPGGPVRARAATIEPDLSLAAPFVAAAMIAGGRVSVPGWPAHSAQPASRLAEILVLMGARARRRGGALTVTAGAERIIRRARVDVSEISELTPILAAIAAFADGPSTFTGVKPRTGNESTHIDALVDNLRAIGGEVEELPDGIRVVPRPLTGGVWRADHDYHVATAGALIGLAVPDVTVDDIGSATGDLPEYTKLWERLARGSRAR from the coding sequence ATGGACAACGCACAGCTATCTCCAAGGTTCATCGCCTCTCCGGCTGAGTGGAGGGCCCCCCAGGCCGCGGGGCCCTTGGATGGCGTGGTCGCTGTGCCGGGTTCGCAGGCGCAGACCTATCTCGAAATCGTTCTTGCTGCCAGTGCAGAGGGCTCAAGCCTGCTGATGCGGCCGTTGCATTCTGACTTTTTGGCGGGCGTGATCGAGACCTCGCGCGTGCTGGGCGTGGATATCCGGGAGGTCGCCGGTACTGGGCCTTTCGGCCCGGATCTGGTCGTCGATCCCTCCGCTGCGCTCGCCACCGATGCGGTGGTGAGCATCACCGAGCCCGACGGCGTTGCCCCCGTCGCTTTCGCCGTCGCCGGCCGTGCCTCGGGCAGTGTAACCGTGGAAATTCACGAGAGCCGGTCGCACCGTCCGCTGGGCGAGGTGATCAAGGTTCTCCGCAGCATCGGTTGTGACCTCAACGACGCGGGCACATGGACTGTGCCGCTGACCGTGCACGGGCGCGGACACATCCGGGGGGGCCACGTGGAGATCGACGTCAACCGTTCATCCATGCTTGTCTCGACGCTGCTGCTGGCCGCTCCGCGGTTCGACGTCGGTCTGACGCTCCGCCACGTCGGCCAACCGCTGGGAAGCCTCCCCGACATCGCCATGACCGTCGAAGCACTCCGCCGGCGCGGCGTGTACGTCGACCAGCCGACACCTACCGAGTGGATCGTTCCCGGGGGGCCGGTACGGGCCAGAGCCGCGACCATTGAGCCCGATCTGTCACTTGCGGCACCGTTCGTCGCCGCCGCGATGATAGCCGGCGGTCGCGTATCCGTCCCAGGGTGGCCCGCTCATTCCGCGCAGCCAGCCTCCCGGCTCGCCGAGATTCTGGTGCTGATGGGCGCACGCGCACGCCGCCGGGGCGGAGCTTTGACTGTCACCGCTGGTGCCGAGCGCATCATCCGCCGCGCGCGCGTCGATGTGTCGGAGATCAGTGAACTCACCCCCATTCTGGCCGCCATCGCCGCCTTCGCGGACGGGCCGTCGACATTCACCGGAGTGAAGCCCCGCACCGGGAACGAGAGCACACACATCGACGCACTCGTAGACAACCTTCGTGCGATCGGCGGTGAGGTGGAGGAATTACCAGACGGCATCCGCGTGGTTCCCCGCCCCCTGACCGGCGGGGTTTGGCGAGCCGACCATGACTACCACGTCGCCACCGCCGGAGCCCTGATCGGACTTGCTGTACCCGACGTCACCGTCGACGACATCGGTTCGGCGACTGGGGACCTGCCCGAGTACACGAAGTTGTGGGAGCGATTGGCGCGCGGTTCCCGTGCCCGATAG
- a CDS encoding YjgN family protein gives MTTPEIQPPVVAPHAAQRNSFSPAAPAATQLHFGFDGGAATWLGVGIGGFLITVLTLGICYPWAVVMTYRWKCKHTYVNGRRLRFTGSSVGLFGMWIKWFLLTLITFGIYSFWVYPRLQKWIVEHQEIDPANAR, from the coding sequence ATGACCACTCCTGAGATCCAGCCGCCCGTGGTGGCGCCCCACGCCGCCCAGCGCAACTCGTTCTCGCCGGCTGCTCCGGCCGCCACGCAGCTGCACTTCGGCTTCGACGGCGGAGCCGCCACCTGGCTCGGCGTCGGCATCGGCGGCTTCCTGATCACGGTGTTGACTCTCGGCATCTGCTACCCGTGGGCGGTCGTGATGACCTACCGCTGGAAGTGCAAGCACACCTACGTCAACGGTCGCCGCCTGCGCTTCACCGGCTCGTCGGTGGGTCTGTTCGGCATGTGGATCAAGTGGTTCCTGCTGACGCTCATCACCTTCGGCATCTACAGCTTCTGGGTGTACCCGCGCCTGCAGAAGTGGATCGTCGAGCACCAGGAGATCGATCCCGCCAACGCTCGCTGA
- a CDS encoding MarR family winged helix-turn-helix transcriptional regulator, whose protein sequence is MDGTTADPTPEAVLLTSLTQLMAQWATLTRQVAVAREAGLSIDAGDIRPVYTLGLVGPMRAGDLAADLRLTRPTMSKQLARLEAAGLVTRSADRDDGRASIVALSPEGEHVFALLVKRGREMVDEALQGWDAAERSRFAHLTSRFVEAAIGADADQPAAPTSDHPSA, encoded by the coding sequence ATGGACGGGACGACGGCGGACCCCACCCCCGAGGCGGTCCTCCTGACGTCGCTGACACAGTTGATGGCCCAGTGGGCCACCCTCACGCGGCAGGTTGCAGTCGCCCGTGAAGCGGGACTGAGCATCGATGCCGGCGACATCCGCCCCGTCTATACCCTGGGCCTGGTCGGCCCGATGCGCGCGGGCGACCTTGCCGCCGATCTGCGACTGACCAGGCCCACCATGAGCAAGCAGCTCGCCCGGCTCGAAGCGGCGGGCCTCGTGACCAGATCCGCCGACCGGGACGATGGGCGTGCCAGCATCGTCGCGCTCTCTCCGGAAGGCGAGCATGTCTTCGCTCTGCTGGTGAAGCGCGGCCGCGAGATGGTCGACGAGGCGCTTCAGGGGTGGGATGCCGCGGAGCGCAGCCGCTTCGCACACCTCACTTCGCGGTTCGTCGAAGCCGCGATCGGAGCCGACGCCGATCAGCCCGCTGCACCCACGTCCGACCATCCGTCGGCCTGA
- a CDS encoding SDR family NAD(P)-dependent oxidoreductase: protein MPRTYVVTGSASGIGATTARILQERGERVIGIDLRNADIEADLSTREGRAQAAEKAIDLAGGTIDAVIACAGISAPIAKTISVNYFGVTELLEALLPALQKSEAPRAAVVSSMASLQPNSPEMVEAALAGDEPRALEIAEGLAAQGPQIGYLVYPSSKRALSRWVRRASVTPTWAGAGIPLNAVAPGTVITPMTAELLKTPEGAAMVDAAVPMPLNYHQSPESIAYLLIWLTGPENTHLAGQVIYDDGGADASLRGDDIWSWADPQH, encoded by the coding sequence ATGCCCCGCACCTATGTCGTCACCGGATCAGCATCCGGCATCGGCGCCACGACCGCGCGCATCCTGCAGGAGCGGGGCGAGCGCGTGATCGGCATCGACCTGCGAAACGCCGACATCGAGGCGGACCTCTCCACCCGTGAGGGTCGCGCCCAGGCCGCCGAGAAGGCCATCGACCTCGCCGGCGGCACCATCGACGCCGTCATCGCCTGCGCCGGCATCTCGGCGCCCATCGCCAAAACGATCTCGGTCAACTACTTCGGTGTCACCGAGCTGCTCGAGGCCCTCCTGCCGGCACTGCAGAAGTCCGAGGCGCCCCGCGCCGCCGTCGTCTCGTCGATGGCGTCCCTGCAGCCAAACTCGCCCGAGATGGTCGAGGCGGCCCTCGCAGGCGACGAGCCGCGTGCACTGGAGATCGCTGAAGGACTGGCCGCGCAGGGCCCGCAGATCGGGTATCTCGTCTACCCGTCCTCGAAGCGGGCGCTGTCGCGCTGGGTGCGTCGCGCGTCCGTCACTCCGACCTGGGCCGGCGCCGGCATCCCGCTGAACGCGGTGGCCCCCGGCACAGTCATCACCCCGATGACCGCCGAGCTGCTGAAGACGCCCGAAGGCGCCGCGATGGTGGATGCCGCGGTGCCCATGCCGCTGAACTACCACCAGTCCCCCGAGTCGATCGCGTACCTGCTGATCTGGCTCACCGGCCCCGAGAACACCCACCTCGCCGGCCAGGTCATCTACGACGACGGCGGCGCCGACGCGTCGCTGCGCGGCGATGACATCTGGAGCTGGGCAGACCCGCAGCACTGA
- a CDS encoding MFS transporter: MAETMNRQQRLVVTIAVLASFVAFLDGSIVNVALPAIGRELGGGLTTQQWTVDAYLITLGSLILLAGSVSDAFGRILVMRIGLIGFGVASVAIALAPDPLLLIVARAVQGAAGAFLVPSSLALITSSMRGPLQAHAIGVWTALTTAATIAGPLVGGLFVDYLSWRFAFVINVVPIAVTLWLLPRLELRDTRREDAGIDWIGAALCTLGLGGMVFALIEQPNLGWASPAIWMPLAVGVTLFAAFLWRQRTARHPILPLGLFGVRNFWTGNVATAFIYGALALNGFVVGVYLQQGAGLSATLAGLASIPTTVLLVLLSSRMGALAGRLGPRLFMTVGPFLMAAGSLLLLTVSEDFDYWWQVLPSMIVFGLGLAVTVSPLTAAILGAIEPARSGIASAVNNAVSRVAGLIVIATLAAIVGGSLDLAGFHRAAVATAVLMAAGGVVSFLGIRTPRPATTAEDDPAATSP; the protein is encoded by the coding sequence ATGGCCGAGACCATGAACCGGCAGCAGCGCCTCGTCGTCACCATCGCGGTGCTCGCCTCGTTCGTCGCCTTCCTCGACGGCAGCATCGTCAACGTCGCCCTCCCCGCCATCGGCCGGGAACTCGGCGGCGGCCTCACCACGCAGCAGTGGACGGTCGACGCGTACCTCATCACCCTCGGCTCGCTGATCCTGCTGGCGGGCTCGGTCAGCGACGCCTTCGGGCGCATCCTGGTCATGCGCATCGGGCTGATCGGTTTCGGCGTGGCATCCGTCGCCATCGCCCTCGCCCCCGACCCGCTGCTGCTCATCGTGGCCAGAGCGGTGCAGGGCGCCGCGGGCGCGTTCCTCGTGCCAAGCTCGCTCGCCCTCATCACGTCCAGCATGCGCGGCCCACTGCAGGCGCACGCGATCGGGGTGTGGACGGCGCTGACGACCGCCGCCACCATCGCCGGCCCGCTCGTGGGGGGCCTGTTCGTCGACTACCTCTCATGGCGCTTCGCGTTCGTCATCAACGTCGTCCCCATCGCCGTCACGCTCTGGCTGCTCCCCCGGCTCGAGCTGCGCGACACCCGGCGAGAGGATGCCGGCATCGACTGGATCGGTGCGGCGCTATGCACCCTGGGCCTCGGCGGGATGGTCTTCGCGCTCATCGAGCAGCCGAACCTCGGCTGGGCCTCGCCCGCGATCTGGATGCCGCTGGCGGTCGGCGTGACCCTGTTCGCCGCGTTCCTGTGGCGGCAGCGCACGGCGCGGCATCCGATCCTCCCCCTCGGCCTTTTCGGGGTGCGCAATTTCTGGACGGGGAACGTGGCCACCGCGTTCATCTACGGCGCGCTTGCGCTGAACGGCTTCGTCGTCGGGGTGTACCTGCAGCAGGGCGCAGGACTCTCGGCGACCCTCGCGGGGCTGGCGAGCATCCCCACGACGGTGCTGCTCGTGCTGCTCAGCTCGCGGATGGGAGCGCTCGCGGGGCGGCTGGGTCCGCGCCTGTTCATGACGGTGGGCCCCTTCCTCATGGCCGCCGGGTCGCTGCTGCTTCTCACCGTGTCGGAGGACTTCGACTACTGGTGGCAGGTGCTGCCCAGCATGATCGTGTTCGGACTCGGCCTGGCGGTGACCGTGTCGCCCCTGACGGCGGCGATCCTCGGGGCGATCGAGCCCGCCCGCTCGGGCATCGCCTCGGCGGTCAACAACGCCGTCTCCCGCGTCGCCGGACTCATCGTCATCGCGACGCTGGCCGCGATCGTGGGCGGATCGCTCGACTTGGCGGGCTTCCACCGCGCGGCCGTCGCGACCGCCGTGCTCATGGCTGCGGGCGGCGTGGTGTCGTTCCTCGGCATCCGCACCCCTCGTCCGGCGACGACCGCGGAGGACGACCCGGCGGCCACATCCCCGTAG
- a CDS encoding L-lactate dehydrogenase has product MTVIENSKLTVVGAGSVGSSTAYAALIRGSARHVALYDIAAEKTEAEVLDLAHGTQFTGTSDIIGGADISVAEGSHVIVITAGAKQKPGQTRIELAGTNANILRTMVPQLLEVAPKAVFVIVTNPCDVLTVLAQEATGLPPERIFASGTVLDTSRLRWKLAQRAGVSSSSVHAYIVGEHGDTEFPLWSKAYIGTVPILDWETEGHPRMTVDELDQIAVDVRDAAYKVIQGKGATNYAIGITSARIVEAILHDEHAVMPVSAVLDDFHGVSGVALSVPSIISAAGAKPIRETSFSPSELGLFRRSADALRRVADDLRE; this is encoded by the coding sequence ATGACTGTGATCGAGAATTCGAAACTGACCGTCGTCGGCGCCGGCAGCGTCGGCTCCTCCACCGCCTACGCGGCGCTGATCCGCGGATCGGCTCGGCACGTCGCGCTGTACGACATCGCGGCGGAGAAGACCGAGGCCGAGGTGCTCGACCTCGCTCACGGCACCCAGTTCACGGGCACGAGCGACATCATCGGCGGCGCCGACATCTCCGTCGCCGAAGGCTCGCACGTCATCGTCATCACCGCGGGTGCCAAGCAGAAGCCGGGGCAGACGCGCATCGAGCTCGCCGGCACCAACGCCAACATCCTCCGGACGATGGTGCCGCAGCTGCTCGAGGTGGCCCCCAAGGCGGTCTTCGTCATCGTCACCAACCCCTGCGACGTGCTGACCGTGCTGGCGCAGGAGGCGACGGGGCTGCCGCCCGAGCGCATCTTCGCGTCGGGCACCGTGCTCGACACCTCGCGCCTGCGCTGGAAGCTCGCCCAGCGTGCGGGTGTCTCGTCGTCGAGCGTGCACGCGTACATCGTGGGCGAACACGGCGACACCGAGTTCCCGCTGTGGTCGAAGGCCTACATCGGCACGGTGCCGATCCTCGATTGGGAGACCGAGGGCCACCCGCGCATGACGGTGGACGAGCTCGACCAGATCGCGGTGGACGTGCGCGACGCGGCGTACAAGGTCATCCAGGGCAAGGGCGCCACGAACTACGCCATCGGCATCACCAGTGCGCGCATCGTCGAGGCGATCCTGCATGACGAGCACGCCGTCATGCCGGTCTCCGCCGTTCTGGACGACTTCCACGGCGTCTCCGGCGTCGCGCTCTCGGTGCCCTCCATCATCAGCGCCGCGGGCGCCAAGCCCATTCGCGAGACCTCGTTCTCACCCAGCGAGCTGGGGCTCTTCCGTCGCTCGGCCGACGCGCTGCGCCGCGTGGCCGACGACTTGCGGGAGTGA
- the radA gene encoding DNA repair protein RadA → MATRRPTTAAPYRCTECGWTTLKWVGRCGECQQWGTVVESGEQTGITRTVTPVAPGAARAARPITQVQTQEASRTTSGIGEFDRVLGGGLVPGAAILLSGEPGVGKSTLLTEVAAQSARVGRRVLYVSAEESLGQVRLRAERTGALHDELYLASETDLATILGHVDEVQPQLLIVDSVQTVSSSLSDGLAGHPGQVREVASTLIRVAKERDLPVIIVGHVTKDGSIAGPRILEHLVDVVCHFEGDRQTSLRFVRALKNRFGATDEVGCFDMTGSGIAEVADPSALFLGHGSREAGTCVTVALEGRRALPVEVQALTMATGAPNPRRIVSGVDGARVAMILAVLEKKGGITVSNQDVYVSTVGGVRLTEPAADLAIALAVASAVSDRPLPSKLAAIGELSLAGEIRAVTQTEQRRSEAARLGYRTVLDASSKTLRDALRDLPRLHRIEAGDEPSF, encoded by the coding sequence ATGGCCACACGACGCCCCACGACAGCTGCACCGTACCGATGCACGGAATGCGGCTGGACGACCCTGAAGTGGGTCGGCCGCTGCGGCGAATGCCAGCAGTGGGGCACCGTCGTCGAGTCGGGCGAGCAGACCGGCATCACCCGCACCGTCACTCCGGTGGCGCCAGGCGCCGCACGCGCGGCACGGCCGATCACGCAGGTCCAGACGCAGGAGGCGTCCCGCACCACGAGCGGCATCGGCGAGTTCGACCGCGTGCTCGGAGGCGGGCTCGTGCCGGGAGCGGCGATCCTCCTCTCCGGCGAGCCCGGTGTGGGCAAGTCCACGCTGCTCACCGAGGTCGCGGCGCAGAGCGCCCGGGTCGGGCGTCGCGTGCTCTACGTCAGTGCCGAGGAGTCGCTCGGGCAGGTGCGCCTGCGTGCCGAGCGCACCGGAGCCCTGCACGACGAGCTGTACCTGGCCAGTGAGACGGACCTCGCCACGATCCTCGGCCACGTCGACGAGGTGCAGCCGCAGCTGCTCATCGTGGACTCGGTGCAGACGGTGTCGTCCTCGCTGTCCGACGGCTTGGCGGGCCACCCCGGGCAGGTGCGAGAGGTGGCATCCACCCTCATCCGCGTCGCGAAGGAGCGCGATCTCCCCGTCATCATCGTCGGGCACGTCACGAAGGACGGCTCCATCGCGGGGCCTCGCATCCTCGAGCACCTCGTCGACGTCGTGTGCCATTTCGAGGGTGACCGCCAGACGTCGCTGCGCTTCGTGCGCGCTCTGAAGAACCGGTTCGGCGCGACCGATGAGGTGGGCTGCTTCGACATGACGGGGTCGGGCATCGCCGAGGTGGCCGACCCGAGCGCGCTGTTCCTCGGGCACGGCTCGCGCGAGGCCGGCACCTGCGTGACGGTTGCGCTCGAGGGCCGCCGGGCGCTGCCTGTGGAGGTGCAGGCCCTCACCATGGCCACGGGCGCGCCCAACCCCCGGCGCATCGTCAGCGGGGTCGACGGCGCGCGCGTCGCGATGATCCTGGCGGTGCTGGAGAAGAAGGGCGGGATCACGGTCTCCAACCAGGATGTCTACGTGTCCACGGTCGGAGGCGTTCGGCTCACCGAGCCGGCCGCCGACCTCGCCATCGCCCTGGCCGTGGCCAGCGCCGTGAGCGACCGGCCGTTGCCGTCCAAGCTCGCCGCGATCGGGGAGCTCAGCCTCGCCGGCGAGATCCGCGCGGTCACCCAGACCGAGCAGCGGCGCAGCGAAGCGGCACGGCTCGGCTACCGCACGGTGCTCGACGCGTCGTCCAAGACGCTGCGCGATGCCCTGCGCGACCTGCCGCGGCTGCACCGCATTGAGGCAGGCGACGAGCCGTCGTTCTGA
- a CDS encoding dehydrogenase, which produces MVRKKKTKPVGAEHFRNPQLSDALQTQDMAAVAFALRHGPTVVPLMRPGARDNPLDVGEVWTYRDPNSGELALLLFSDATHKPATLPPGVALQSPAWLREFLATHQDRITTVFFDIAGPHPMQASPADLIAALDA; this is translated from the coding sequence ATGGTCCGCAAGAAGAAGACGAAGCCCGTCGGCGCGGAGCATTTCCGCAACCCGCAGCTGAGCGATGCCCTGCAGACCCAGGACATGGCGGCGGTCGCGTTCGCCCTGCGCCACGGACCCACCGTGGTGCCCCTCATGCGTCCGGGAGCACGCGACAACCCGCTGGACGTCGGCGAGGTCTGGACCTACCGCGACCCGAACTCCGGCGAGCTCGCGCTGCTGCTGTTCAGCGACGCGACGCACAAGCCCGCCACGTTGCCCCCGGGCGTCGCGCTGCAGTCGCCGGCGTGGCTGCGGGAGTTCCTCGCCACGCACCAGGACCGCATCACGACCGTCTTCTTCGATATCGCCGGGCCCCACCCGATGCAGGCATCCCCCGCCGACCTCATCGCCGCGCTCGACGCGTGA
- a CDS encoding amino-acid N-acetyltransferase: protein MSSFTVRPARTSDVRGILEMLDPYVQRRILLGKDIVVLYESVQQFVVAEADGRLVGCGALHVMWEDLGEVRTLIVVDDWLHRGVGRAIVERLEEDARRLGLSRLFCLTFEVDFFVARGFEPIGEHVVDPDVYWQLLRSRDEGVAEFLDLAHVKPNTLGNTRMLKRL, encoded by the coding sequence GTGAGCAGCTTCACCGTGCGTCCGGCCCGCACCTCCGACGTGCGCGGCATCCTGGAAATGCTCGACCCGTACGTGCAGCGGCGCATTCTCCTCGGCAAGGACATCGTCGTGCTGTACGAGTCCGTGCAGCAGTTCGTGGTCGCCGAGGCCGATGGCCGCCTGGTCGGCTGCGGCGCACTGCACGTCATGTGGGAGGACCTCGGGGAGGTCCGCACGCTCATCGTGGTGGACGACTGGCTGCACCGCGGTGTCGGCCGCGCCATCGTGGAGCGGCTCGAGGAGGATGCCCGACGGCTCGGTCTGTCCCGGCTCTTCTGCCTGACCTTCGAAGTGGACTTCTTCGTCGCCCGCGGCTTCGAGCCCATCGGCGAGCACGTCGTCGACCCCGATGTCTACTGGCAGCTGCTGCGCAGCCGCGACGAGGGTGTCGCGGAGTTCCTCGACCTCGCTCACGTCAAGCCGAACACCCTGGGCAACACGCGCATGCTCAAGCGGCTGTAG